The stretch of DNA AACGAAGCGCCTTAGACTGCCACAGCTAACGCTGCGCGAGGCGGAGCGGCAGGAACAGACTGGAATAGATACAGTGCTCTAATTGAACTCTAGCACACATTCTGGGGTGGTGCGTTGTTTACCGCGGTCATGATTCCGTGGTACCCGGAGCGAATTAAGCGTATATTATGATCTGCCAAGACGGTTACAAATTAGCATGCGGTAACGTTGGTTTTGCCCTAGCGCCGGGATTTTCTTATGGACCGTGGACGACGTGAGCCCCGCAGATCACTTCCGCTCTGGCCTTTCATAGTCGCTGCTGTTCTTGCGATTGTGGCAGTGGTCATCGTGCATGTCGTGCTCGTGCGACGGCAGGATGGCGTCGATTTTTTCGATCATTACGTGGCTGAGACCGAGTTGCCCGACGGATCGATTCTGACGCTCCGCGCGGTGACATTTGGCGATCACCATGAATTGCCACTGAATCAGCCGAAGACGGGCCTTATGGGGTTTGGCAGAGGGGGCAGGGGTGTGCCGGAGTTCTTGGAACGCGAGACCCCACCCAGTTCCGTGGTACTCTGGTTTTCGCGGCGTGACGGACAATCTGGCAAGACGATGGACTTTCGCTGGTGGAAGAGGTGTTCTGTCGTGGATGCCCACGGATGGAACATCAAGGATCGTGATGCTACTCAAGAGTGCTACTCCTTAGATGCAAATGGGGGTTTCTCCGGAAGTACCCAATGGGGTGGGGACCGTCGTCTGATGGACACTTTCAGAACTGGGGAATATGACATCGGCATTGTGAGCACCAGGTTGCCGAGTTTTCGACCCAGTGGAAAGACCTTCGCCTTGAAGGTCCACAACGTGGACGGGAAAGTTGTCGCGGAGTTTGACGTTCCTTGGCCGGGAGCGGCGACGTTGCCTGTTTGGGAGCCCGAAACATTACCGGCCACAAAGTCGGTCGGCAACCTAAAAGTCACGCTCAAGGCTTTAACTGTGGAGGAAGACCGTTCCCAAACCTCGGATCGTTACGGGCTTCACGCGCGGGCTGATTTTGAATTTAGCGGCATGACCGCAGGCGCGGAGTGGCATTTGGATGACGTGCGTCTCGAAGATGCGCTTGGAAACGCCAGCGATGATTACGACTGTATCCTTTCTCCGTTGGATTCGGCCTGGAAAGTAGTCGCGTTGATATCACGCAACGAGGATGCGCCGTTGCTTGCGAGCGAAACTTGGCACGTCGGCAAAATCCAACTGCCTGCGGACGGTACGAAGAGTGATTTAAAATTATCCGATTCGATTGGGGGCGTTCCGATCTTTGTCAAATCAATTGGCGGTCCCGGAGAGGTTACCTATGTCGAATCGGTGTCAGGAACGGGAGACGAAATTGGCGGTTTTGCATTCGCTGGACCTAGTGAAATCGAAAATTTCAGTGTCCGTATGAAGTACAACGGCAGCACTTGTCGACGGACAGTCAAAAGCAAGGTGCCGCACTTGTTCCTCGACAATTTACACCTCAAGCCGTTTCAAAGTTTGCGCATACAAGCCGTTGACGATGCGGGGAAAATGGTTGATGGAAGAGTCTGTGTGTGCAACGACGAGGCTTTCTGGGTTTTCTCCCCTCCACCGGGAAGCAAGTCCATCGATCTGAAAGTCATCGTTACGCAACAGCGCGAAGTCGAGTTTATCGCTGCGCCGCAGTTGGTGACAGAAGAAGAATAGGGGAGCCTGGCGGTCAGTGGCAGCCGGCGCCGGGTGCCACTGCCGGCTTGTCCAGCAGTACTTCGGGGGGCTAGGCTGTTGGAAGGGCCAGCTGATGTTGAATCGCACTGAACACGTCACTCTTCTTCAACAGGCGGAATGTTTAAGATTTTTAATTGGCTCTCTAGAGCATGATCGATGATTTCGATCGCTTTTTGAGGATCATCGGTCGATTCCCATCTTCCGTATCGAACGTCCCGTCCTTTCTCTCGATGCACGCCCCATTGATCACCCGGATTTTGCGGAAAGCTAATACTAAATTCTCCTGTCAAATGAAAACAACAATAAACGCCGAGTCCACTGCGATTAGCCTCAAATCCGTACTTTGAAGTCGGTTCCTCCCGACCTAAAAACAACATCAGATTTAATAGCGACCAACTCGCAACAACGATGTCCGCATATCGTTTTCCTGCCAGGCTGTCGACAACTTGTTTTGCCGGGCGCAACCTTGGGTCATTTGCCAAATCAGGATCATTTGCGCAATCTTTTAACCAACAAACCATCTCACACTCCCAACTTTCCGCCCCCTAAAGCTGCCGCTTTGCCGCAGCAGTGGGAACGTAGGTTGACCTTCAAGTGATCAAAAAACGTTCCTTAACTCACACCACTTCCCCTCAACATGTTTGCAGTGGTGTTTCATTTTCCAGACCTCCCCGCCGGATCCTGACGGTAATAATCACTCAACAACCCATACAACTCCGGTTGCCGCTTCCGCATCGCCTTCGAGCGTTCGAAGAAACACTCTGTTGCTACGGCAAAAAATTCCTGGGCATTTGTCGCAGCGTATGGATCCAATAACGTCGGTCGACCGTGGCGTAGGTCGTGGTGTAATTCTGCTTGGGCTTGTCGGGTGATCTGCTGCCACCGCTGTTGTTGGGCTTTGCCGGCCAGTGGCGGCATGCCGTCGACGACGCCGTCTAGCATATCCAACTGATGCGCGAATTCATGAAACACCACGTTGCGTCCATCCCGGGAATTTTGTCCCCCTTCCAGAGCATTACTCCACGACAAAATCACCGGACCCCGCAACCACGCTTCTCCATGCCGCGCCGAGGGGCCTTCGCGGACCACGCCGTCGGGGCCGACGGAACGATCGGGGACCACGTAATCGCCGGGGTAGACCAAAATTGTCCGCACCCGGTCGAACATCCCCTCGGGCAACTCCAGCGCCAACAAACAGGCATTGGCGGCGATGGTGACTTGGATCTCGTCGGACATCTTCAAGCCGTTGCAGCCTTCCCAATCCTTCTCGGCAATGAACACCCGCAAGTCGTCGCGCAATTTCGCTTGTTGCTGCGGCATGAGTTTTGAGAAAAACGCGGCATTGCGGTGCAGGAGTTCTTCCCACACATCCGGAAACGGTTCCGCACACAATTTGCGGCGACGCCGATTACGCCACCAAGATCCAATGAGCAACATAGTTTTAAGATAAGGCCTGTTTTGAGAGAGGGGGGGGGAACCGTTTCACGCTATGCCATCTTACGTCCTAGTTCGATCCGGGCAAGGCGTGAGGCGTGAGGCGCGCTCTCCTTCCTCAGGCCTGAAGCCTGTCGCCTCAAGCCTTCTCCCCCCCCCCCCTTGATATTGACGTTCCGTCGGTATTTGTAGTAACCAATGCAC from Symmachiella dynata encodes:
- a CDS encoding zinc-dependent peptidase, translating into MLLIGSWWRNRRRRKLCAEPFPDVWEELLHRNAAFFSKLMPQQQAKLRDDLRVFIAEKDWEGCNGLKMSDEIQVTIAANACLLALELPEGMFDRVRTILVYPGDYVVPDRSVGPDGVVREGPSARHGEAWLRGPVILSWSNALEGGQNSRDGRNVVFHEFAHQLDMLDGVVDGMPPLAGKAQQQRWQQITRQAQAELHHDLRHGRPTLLDPYAATNAQEFFAVATECFFERSKAMRKRQPELYGLLSDYYRQDPAGRSGK